In one Pungitius pungitius chromosome 13, fPunPun2.1, whole genome shotgun sequence genomic region, the following are encoded:
- the wu:fj16a03 gene encoding uncharacterized protein wu:fj16a03, with protein MKVYLLLLLLLPLCTAQKFTIQCYGEDFLMVNNMLLDCSGSHQQACYTRDNGEKGCTRKVNCSKPGWTCCYTDRCNA; from the exons ATGAAGGTGTACTTGCTGCTACTGCTTCTGCTGCCACTTTGCACAG CTCAGAAATTTACCATTCAGTGTTATGGTGAGGATTTCCTGATGGTCAACAACATGCTGCTAGATTGCAGTGGCTCACATCAACAGGCCTGCTACACCAGGG ATAACGGAGAAAAGGGTTGCACTCGTAAGGTCAACTGCTCTAAACCTGGATGGACCTGTTGCTACACAGACCGCTGCAATGCTTGA